The following coding sequences are from one Triticum aestivum cultivar Chinese Spring chromosome 5A, IWGSC CS RefSeq v2.1, whole genome shotgun sequence window:
- the LOC123103345 gene encoding sulfate transporter 4.1, chloroplastic, producing the protein MEKSSFASASSGELTAAVYGAGRPVRVIPLRHPLDAAVREAAASSSPSPLSAAMERARAMGPWEWAEAALPCLAWMRSYRWKDFQADLAAGITVGVMLVPQAMSYAKLAGLHPIYGLYTGFVPLFVYAIFGSSRQLAVGPVALVSLLVSNVLGGIVNSSSEFYTELAILLAFMVGILECLMGLLRLGWLIRFISHSVISGFTTASAIVIGLSQIKYFLGYSVTRSSKIIPLVESIIAGIDQFSWPPFVMGSAFLVILLIMKKLGKTNKNLRFLRASGPLTAVVLGTLFVKIFRPPAISVVGEIPQGLPSFSIPRGFEHLMSLMPTAILITGVAILESVGIAKALAAKNGYELDSNKELFGLGLSNICGSFFSAYPATGSFSRSAVNHESGAKTGLSGIIMGIIICSALLFMTPLFTDIPQCALAAIVISAVTGLVDYEEAIFLWGIDKKDFFLWAMTFVTTLTFGIEIGVLVGVGFSLAFVIHESANPHIAVLGRLPGTTVYRNTLQYPEAYTYSGIVVVRVDAPIYFANISYIKDRLREYELKLPNSNRGPDVGRVYFVILEMSPVTYIDSSAVQALKDLHQEYKARDIQIAIANPNRQVHLLLSRAGIIDMIGAGWCFVRVHDAVQVCLQHVQSSSSNAIKLSPQASGNLTESPKAQQRYGFLRNLWQAQDGNGSAGDEAQSLLRQNLV; encoded by the exons ATGGAGAAGTCGTCGTTCGcgtcggcgagctcgggcgagctcaCCGCCGCCGTTTACGGAGCAGGGAGGCCGGTGAGGGTGATACCGCTGCGCCACCCACTGGATGCGGCTGTGCGGGaggcggccgcctcctcctccccgtcacCGTTGTCGGCGGCGATGGAGAGGGCGCGGGCGATGGGGCCGTGGGAGTGGGCGGAGGCGGCTCTCCCGTGCTTGGCGTGGATGCGGAGCTACAGATGGAAGGACTTCCAGGCCGACCTCGCCGCCGGCATCACTGTCGGCGTCATGCTTGTGCCTCAG GCAATGTCATATGCAAAGCTCGCTGGGCTTCACCCAATTTATGGGCTCT ACACAGGCTTTGTCCCACTATTTGTCTACGCGATTTTTGGGTCCTCACGACAATTAGCAGTAGGCCCAGTGGCACTTGTTTCTCTGCTAGTGTCCAATGTTCTTGGGGGTATAGTTAATTCATCTAGTGAGTTCTACACGGAGTTAGCCATATTATTGGCATTCATGGTTGGAATATTGGAATGCTTGATGGGATTGCTAAG ACTCGGCTGGCTTATTCGTTTCATTAGCCATTCTGTAATATCTGGATTCACTACAGCTTCGGCCATCGTAATTGGTTTGTCCCAAATCAAGTATTTCTTGGGTTATAGCGTTACAAGAAGCAGCAAAATTATACCACTTGTTGAGAGTATAATTGCTGGAATAGATCAG TTCTCCTGGCCTCCATTTGTAATGGGATCAGCGTTTCTTGTTATTCTTCTAATAATGAAAAAACTA GGAAAAACGAATAAAAATTTACGTTTCCTGAGAGCTTCTGGTCCACTAACAGCTGTTGTTCTTGGAACATTGTTTGTGAAAATATTCCGTCCACCTGCCATATCAGTG GTAGGTGAAATACCGCAAGGCCTTCCCAGTTTCTCCATTCCTCGAGGATTTGAACATCTGATGTCCCTAATGCCAACAGCAATACTTATCACTGGTGTTGCCATTTTG GAGTCTGTTGGGATCGCTAAAGCGTTAGCTGCGAAGAATGGTTATGAGTTGGACTCCAATAAAGAG TTATTTGGCCTTGGCCTATCAAATATATGCGGTTCATTCTTCTCTGCATATCCTGCTACAG GCTCCTTTTCTAGGTCTGCTGTGAATCATGAAAGTGGGGCAAAGACTGGATTGTCAGGAATCATAATGGGCATAATAATTTGCAGTGCTCTCTTGTTTATGACACCATTATTTACTGATATACCTCAG TGTGCATTGGCTGCCATTGTGATTTCTGCTGTCACTGGCCTG GTAGATTATGAAGAGGCCATCTTCCTGTGGGGTATTGATAAGAAGGATTTCTTTCTGTGGGCGATGACGTTTGTTACAACCTTAACTTTTGGCATTGAGATTGGTGTCCTTGTTGGG GTCGGGTTCTCGCTGGCATTTGTAATCCATGAATCGGCAAATCCGCATATAG CTGTTTTGGGCCGTTTGCCTGGCACCACTGTGTACAGGAATACATTGCAATACCCTGAGGCTTATACATACAGCGGGATTGTTGTTGTCCGTGTTGATGCGCCAATCTACTTTGCTAATATAAGTTACATAAAAGACAG GTTGCGTGAGTATGAGCTCAAACTCCCAAATTCAAACCGGGGACCTGATGTTGGAAGGGTGTATTTTGTGATCCTCGAAATGTCTC CTGTTACGTACATCGACTCGAGCGCTGTTCAAGCTCTCAAGGACCTGCACCAAGAATACAAAGCACGCGACATCCAG ATTGCTATAGCGAACCCTAACCGGCAGGTGCATCTACTGCTGTCAAGAGCGGGCATCATCGACATGATTGGCGCAGGGTGGTGTTTCGTCCGAGTGCACGACGCGGTGCAAGTATGCCTCCAGCATGTGCAGAGCTCATCGTCGAATGCCATCAAGTTATCCCCACAGGCGTCTGGGAACTTGACTGAGTCTCCCAAGGCGCAGCAGCGGTATGGCTTCCTGAGGAACCTCTGGCAAGCACAAGACGGGAATGGGAGCGCCGGTGACGAGGCCCAGTCGTTGCTGCGCCAAAACCTTGTGTAG